The following coding sequences lie in one Capsicum annuum cultivar UCD-10X-F1 chromosome 5, UCD10Xv1.1, whole genome shotgun sequence genomic window:
- the LOC107871644 gene encoding ribosomal L1 domain-containing protein 1, which yields MASTTMTKAKTNEEQVRKSVNALLKWKKLQSKELQNLNSLSHEESEEEDDDDFIYLQLTLKKSPPKQLTTPHKITLPHSFQSFSNICLIIADKPKKPHNSKSILDAKTDNFNKPHNSKINLDAKTDKIKKPHNSKINLDVETVQKKLEYEGIPIDKVMKISKLKSEYKSFEAKRELYDSYELFLADKRVVNLLPGLLGKQFYKKKRKVPVPVDLRGNSSWKEEIERACSTTLLCLGNGTCSVLKIGKGGMENGEVMENVLASIDGIIEFVPKKLDGVRALHLKFSDSLALPVYEALPDKK from the coding sequence ATGGCTTCCACAACAATGACGAAGGCGAAAACTAATGAAGAGCAAGTTCGCAAATCAGTAAACGCTCTTCTCAAATGGAAAAAACTGCAATCCAAGGAACTCCAAAACCTCAATTCACTCTCACATGAAGAATCAGAAGAAGAGGATGATGATGATTTCATATACCTTCAATTAACCCTCAAGAAATCCCCACCTAAACAACTCACTACACCTCACAAAATCACCCTCCCTCACTCCTTTCAATCCTTCTCCAACATTTGTCTCATCATTGCTGACAAACCCAAAAAACCCCACAACTCAAAATCCATTCTTGATGCTAAAACAGACAATTTCAACAAACCccataactcaaaaatcaatcttgATGCTAAAACAGACAAAATCAAGAAACCccacaactcaaaaatcaatcttgATGTTGAAACAGTGCAAAAAAAGCTTGAATATGAAGGGATTCCAATTGACAAAGTTATGAAGATATCCAAGTTGAAGTCTGAGTACAAGTCTTTTGAGGCAAAGAGGGAGTTGTATGATTCATATGAACTGTTTTTGGCTGATAAAAGAGTGGTGAATTTGCTTCCGGGGTTATTAGGGAAGCAGTTTTACAAGAAGAAGAGGAAAGTACCTGTGCCTGTGGATTTAAGGGGGAATAGTAGTTGGAAGGAGGAGATAGAAAGAGCGTGTTCGACGACTTTGTTGTGTTTAGGGAATGGGACATGTAGTGTTTTGAAGATTGGAAAGGGAGGGATGGAGAATGGTGAAGTTATGGAGAATGTTTTAGCTTCCATTGATGGAATTATTGAGTTTGTTCCCAAGAAATTGGATGGTGTTAGAGCTCTTCATTTGAAGTTTAGTGATTCATTGGCATTGCCTGTTTATGAGGCGTTGCCTGATAAAAAATGA
- the LOC107870408 gene encoding tetraketide alpha-pyrone reductase 1: MEILEGKNVVVEEENSNKYKGKVCVTGASGFVASWLIKRLLLSGYNVIGTVRDPGNQKKVGHLWKLEGANERLRLVKANLTDEGSFDDAIMGCEGVFHTASPVLGKATFDVAAEILNPAVDGTLNVLRSCKKNPELRRVVLTSSSSTMRVRDNIDPNIPLDESSWSSVEFCKKYEIWYVLSKTLAEKAAWEFCEQNNIDLVTILPSFIIGPSLPPDLCSTADDVLGLLKGKTDKFDWHGRMGYVHIDDVALSHILVYEHPSAHGRYLCSSKVLDNNQLASLLSERYPSLPIPKRFKEQGRPSYDFNTSKLESLGMKFKSIEEMFDDCIAFLKERGLISFI; the protein is encoded by the exons atggaaatattgGAGGGTAAAAAtgtagtagtagaagaagaaaacAGCAATAAGTACAAGGGAAAAGTATGTGTGACAGGTGCATCTGGTTTTGTAGCTTCATGGCTCATCAAACGCCTTCTCTTGTCTGGTTACAATGTCATTGGCACAGTTAGAGATCCAG GGAACCAGAAGAAAGTAGGACATTTATGGAAGCTAGAAGGAGCGAATGAGAGACTTCGTCTGGTGAAGGCTAACCTAACTGATGAAGGCAGCTTTGATGATGCTATTATGGGCTGTGAAGGTGTTTTCCATACTGCCTCACCCGTCTTGGGAAAGGCTACTTTTGATGTCGCG GCTGAAATCTTGAATCCAGCAGTAGATGGTACCTTAAATGTGCTAAGATCCTGTAAGAAAAATCCAGAACTGAGACGTGTGGTTTTGACCTCGTCTTCTTCAACAATGAGGGTAAGAGATAACATTGACCCTAACATACCATTGGATGAATCATCTTGGAGCTCTGTCGAATTCTGCAAAAAGTATGAG ATTTGGTATGTACTATCAAAGACACTAGCTGAGAAGGCTGCTTGGGAATTCTGTGAACAAAACAACATCGATCTTGTGACAATACTCCCTTCTTTCATCATTGGGCCAAGTTTGCCTCCAGATTTATGTTCAACAGCAGATGATGTTCTTGGTTTGCTCAAAGGAAAGACAGATAAGTTTGATTGGCATGGAAGGATGGGTTATGTTCATATAGATGATGTAGCGCTCTCCCACATACTTGTCTATGAGCATCCAAGTGCTCATGGGAGGTACCTTTGCAGCTCAAAGGTTCTTGACAACAACCAACTTGCCTCACTTCTATCAGAGCGCTATCCATCTTTGCCTATTCCTAAAAG GTTTAAGGAACAGGGTAGGCCTTCCTATGATTTCAATACTTCGAAGCTGGAGAGCTTAGGAATGAAATTCAAGTCCATTGAAGAGATGTTTGACGATTGCATCGCATTCCTCAAAGAGAGAGGCCTTATTTCTTTCATCTAA
- the LOC107870409 gene encoding mitochondrial intermembrane space import and assembly protein 40 homolog, with protein sequence MGQVQSETIDNESQSVSSNSTKHSISADDSPPPSLDSLIAEAAAYGEDGENESIDEKARKALECPCIAHLRAGPCGNQFSDAFLCFLKSTAEEKGSDCVSPFVALQSCIKANPNAFSKDVLEEDGDDVKKQAEVKTEETPKQEYRIIPPIWAEESKRTKRKKL encoded by the exons ATGGGACAAGTACAAAGCGAAACCATTGACAATGAATCTCAAAGTGTTTCATCAAACTCAACGAAGCACTCCATCTCTGCTGACGATTCTCCACCGCCATCTCTTGATTCTTTGATTGCTG AAGCTGCAGCGTATGGTGAAGATGGTGAGAATGAG TCCATTGACGAGAAAGCTCGGAAAGCCCTAGAATGCCCTTGCATTGCTCATTTACGTGCTGGCCCCTGCGGCAACCAGTTTTCAGACGCTTTCCTCTGTTTCCTCAAGAGCACAGCTGAAGAAAAG GGCTCTGACTGCGTTAGTCCCTTTGTCGCTCTTCAAAGCTGCATCAAGGCAAATCCTAATGCATTTTCAAAGGACGTCCTGGAGGAGGATGGCGATGATGTGAAGAAACAAGCCGAAGTCAAGACAGAGGAGACACCAAAACAAGAATATAGAATCATTCCTCCCATTTGGGCTGAAGAATCAAAGAGGACTAAGCGTAAGAAGCTCTAG